In Cupriavidus taiwanensis, the following are encoded in one genomic region:
- a CDS encoding EAL domain-containing protein, translated as MGQPRRVDRGPSERPRDTAPRTRPMRRAGVSLPASGHVLRIIWPFVPVVVALAMFSIAGLDLLSAARAFVAGESQWSKGQKNAVLHLLRYGETRDPTDFEAYLSSIAIPFGDHRARLELDRAEPDLERVHEGLLAGGNHPEDIPRMVRLYRNFRHIHEVDAAIRVWAQGDLEIFALHEQALALRRLARQPGCDDACVAPVLRNIAQIDARLTPLERAFSGHLGQASRRVTRLLTTGSAVMAAALLMSAILLSVGPLRRERRLREALAQREEQLQLAVEGSNDGLWDWHLGRGELYFSPRCAQMLGYRGDELPHARETVLGLLHPSELAAFEAKLAHHLRSGEPYDAEFRLRNRAGDYLWVRARGRLVRGAGRRRARMAGSLTDISEHKRYETQLFAEKERAQVTLQAIGDAVVTADVWGRVQSLNPAAEALTGWRETEARGLPLSQVCVLRDEDSLAPLPDIVTLALRQRWHSRSAQLVQRDGAGQPGQALAVKPSVALIRDRAAQAIGVVVVLHDISQERAHAARLAYEASHDALTGLVNRAEFERRLAAAIGRARAQGTSHTLMYLDLDQFKVVNDTCGHAAGDELIRQMAEIMRGQLRRSDTLARLGGDEFGVLLEHCGSADGERVAEGLRHAIASFRFAHRQRTFAVGVSIGLVTLDRHTGSVAEALSAADAACYVAKEGGRNRVQVYHPLDSVVQARHGEMEWVSRVHAALAAGRFCLFSQEIVPVQPGALPPAGRHVELLLRLVDERGRLVPPMAFVPACERYNLMPMIDRWVVETAFATLAGRQAEIAICAINLSGSSLADLQFPDFVREQAQRFGIALDGICFEITETAAIANLAQAGAFIVQLQQLGCRFALDDFGAGMSSFTYLKHLPAAYLKIDGSFVRDMLADPVNLVMVEVIQRIGHAMGKQTIAEFVENEEMLERLRELGVDLAQGYHIAPPVPFAPPGPEAGAPPVLALAG; from the coding sequence ATGGGCCAACCGCGGCGTGTGGACCGCGGGCCCTCGGAACGGCCGCGAGACACGGCCCCTCGAACAAGACCTATGCGGCGAGCAGGCGTTTCCTTGCCGGCCAGCGGGCACGTGCTGCGCATCATCTGGCCGTTCGTACCGGTGGTCGTCGCGCTGGCGATGTTCAGCATCGCCGGCCTCGACCTGTTGTCCGCCGCGCGCGCCTTCGTCGCGGGCGAGAGCCAGTGGTCCAAGGGCCAGAAGAACGCCGTGCTGCACCTGCTGCGCTACGGCGAGACCCGCGACCCCACGGATTTCGAAGCCTACCTGTCGTCCATCGCCATCCCGTTCGGCGACCACCGCGCGCGCCTGGAGCTGGACCGCGCCGAGCCCGACCTCGAACGCGTGCACGAAGGCCTGCTGGCCGGCGGCAACCACCCGGAAGACATCCCGCGGATGGTGCGCCTGTACCGCAATTTCCGCCATATCCACGAGGTCGACGCCGCCATCCGCGTGTGGGCGCAGGGCGATCTCGAAATCTTTGCCTTGCATGAGCAAGCGCTGGCGCTGCGGCGCCTGGCGCGCCAGCCCGGCTGCGACGACGCCTGCGTTGCGCCGGTGCTGCGCAATATTGCGCAGATCGACGCCAGGCTGACGCCGCTGGAGCGAGCCTTCTCGGGCCACCTGGGCCAGGCCTCGCGCCGGGTCACGCGGCTGCTCACCACCGGCAGCGCGGTGATGGCGGCGGCGCTGCTGATGTCGGCGATCCTGCTGTCGGTGGGGCCGCTGCGGCGCGAGCGCCGGCTGCGCGAGGCGCTGGCGCAGCGCGAGGAGCAACTGCAGCTGGCGGTCGAGGGCAGCAACGACGGCCTGTGGGACTGGCACCTGGGCCGCGGCGAGCTGTATTTCTCGCCGCGCTGCGCGCAGATGCTGGGCTACCGCGGCGACGAGCTGCCGCATGCGCGCGAAACCGTGCTGGGCCTGCTGCATCCGTCCGAGCTGGCGGCGTTCGAGGCCAAGCTGGCGCATCACCTGCGCAGCGGCGAACCCTACGATGCCGAATTCCGCCTGCGCAACCGCGCCGGCGACTACCTCTGGGTGCGCGCCCGCGGCCGGCTGGTGCGCGGCGCCGGGCGCCGGCGCGCGCGCATGGCGGGCTCGCTGACCGATATTTCCGAGCACAAGCGCTACGAGACGCAGCTGTTTGCGGAAAAGGAGCGCGCCCAGGTCACGCTGCAGGCGATCGGCGACGCGGTGGTGACCGCCGATGTGTGGGGGCGCGTGCAGTCGCTCAACCCCGCGGCCGAAGCCCTGACCGGATGGCGCGAGACCGAGGCGCGCGGCCTGCCGCTGAGCCAGGTCTGCGTGCTGCGCGACGAGGACAGCCTGGCGCCGCTGCCCGATATCGTGACGCTGGCGCTGCGCCAGCGCTGGCACAGCCGCTCGGCCCAGCTGGTGCAGCGCGACGGCGCCGGCCAGCCCGGACAGGCGCTGGCGGTCAAGCCATCGGTGGCGCTGATCCGCGACCGTGCCGCGCAGGCCATCGGCGTGGTGGTGGTGCTGCACGACATCAGCCAGGAACGCGCGCATGCCGCGCGCCTGGCATACGAGGCCAGCCACGACGCGCTGACCGGCCTGGTCAACCGCGCCGAGTTCGAGCGCCGGCTGGCCGCGGCGATCGGGCGCGCGCGCGCGCAAGGCACCTCCCACACCCTGATGTACCTGGACCTGGACCAGTTCAAGGTGGTCAACGATACCTGCGGCCACGCCGCCGGCGACGAGCTGATCCGGCAGATGGCCGAGATCATGCGCGGCCAGCTGCGCCGCAGCGACACGCTGGCGCGGCTGGGCGGCGACGAGTTCGGCGTGCTGCTCGAGCATTGCGGCAGCGCCGACGGCGAGCGCGTCGCCGAGGGCTTGCGCCACGCCATCGCGAGCTTCCGCTTTGCGCACCGGCAGCGCACCTTCGCGGTCGGGGTCAGCATCGGCCTGGTCACGCTGGACCGGCACACCGGCAGCGTGGCCGAGGCGCTGAGCGCGGCCGACGCCGCATGCTACGTGGCCAAGGAGGGCGGGCGCAACCGCGTGCAGGTCTACCATCCGCTGGATAGCGTGGTGCAGGCCCGCCATGGCGAGATGGAATGGGTCAGCCGCGTGCATGCGGCGCTGGCCGCCGGCCGCTTCTGCCTGTTCTCGCAGGAGATCGTGCCGGTGCAGCCGGGCGCGCTGCCCCCGGCGGGACGCCATGTGGAGCTGTTGCTGCGCCTGGTCGACGAGCGCGGCCGGCTGGTGCCTCCGATGGCGTTCGTGCCGGCCTGCGAGCGCTACAACCTGATGCCGATGATCGATCGCTGGGTGGTCGAGACCGCGTTTGCCACGCTGGCGGGACGCCAGGCCGAGATTGCCATCTGCGCGATCAACCTGTCAGGCTCGTCGCTGGCCGACCTGCAGTTCCCGGACTTCGTGCGCGAGCAGGCGCAGCGCTTCGGCATCGCGCTGGACGGCATCTGCTTCGAGATCACCGAGACCGCGGCCATTGCCAACCTGGCGCAGGCCGGGGCCTTCATCGTGCAGTTGCAACAGCTTGGCTGCCGCTTCGCGCTGGACGACTTTGGCGCCGGCATGTCTTCGTTCACCTACCTGAAGCACCTGCCCGCGGCCTACCTGAAGATCGACGGCAGCTTTGTGCGCGACATGCTGGCCGACCCGGTCAACCTGGTGATGGTGGAGGTGATCCAGCGCATCGGCCACGCGATGGGCAAGCAGACCATTGCGGAATTCGTCGAGAACGAGGAAATGCTCGAGCGCCTGCGCGAGCTGGGCGTGGACCTGGCGCAGGGCTATCACATTGCGCCGCCGGTGCCGTTCGCACCGCCCGGCCCGGAGGCCGGGGCGCCGCCGGTGCTGGCGCTGGCCGGCTGA